The stretch of DNA ACCCAATATGGTTGTTATTCCCGCTCAGGGtctcagtttacccatctgtGCAGCTATGTACAACTCAGGTGCTCAATGCATGAAGACCAAGCACTGCAGGGAGCAGCTGACACCTCCTCACTTCTGCCCAGGGACCTGGTGGGTGATGGCTATCCCCATGTTGTAGACCAAGACACAGGCTGGGAGAGGCGCAAAGGTCACAGAGTAGGAAACACAAAGACTAGCCAGAACCCAGGCCCCCTACCTTGCCTATGAACAGTCTGGGCAAATGGCCCTTCTCCTTCCAGGCCTCAGGCTCCCCTCTACGTGGGGCTGGAGGGGGCCTTGGTAAAGGGGCTCTGTGGCCACCCTGGAGCCTGCAAAGCCTGCCTGCCTGGTGACCCTGGGCACTGTCACCTCTCCTGGTTGGGCCGCAGTTCTGGGTGATGAAACCGGCAGAAGCCAGCGCAGCCCTGACTCACCCTTCGGCCCTtgctgctctgtgcctcagtttccctctcagGACAGTGGATGAGATCACCCCAGCTTCACGGGGCTGCTGAAAAGAGAAGCCAACTCAATGGGGAACACAGATCCTGCTCTGGGAGCAATTCCAAGGCAGGCACATGGCACCCAGGAGCCGAGCTGGGAAGATGCTGATCAGGTGGGGTCCGGCCCCTGCCTCCCTGTGAGCAGCTCGCTCCCAGCCAGAGACTGTGCTAAGTGCTCCACCTGTGTCTTGTTCAATCATCACAACACCCACtacacagataagaaaactgaggcccaggggagGCGGCTGCCCCAAGTCACAGTCTGGTCTCTGTCtcccatcctcagcctcctgggggtCCCTCCCCAACCCTCTGGCAAATTTGTCTCCGAAAACAAAGGGTTAGAACCATGGGGCTCAGGGGTAATGTTTCATGAAATCTTTAATGAAATTGGGGAGAGGGGCACAAACAGAAGGGAGGGGCACTGGGGACAGGCTTGGGGGCAAGGGAGGTGGGCacggggcagggcagggggctcTCCTCTTCCCTGCAGCAACCCTCCCCCAGTCATCCCACTGacgggggagggaggtggggaggtggagcCATAAATACGTCCAGAGTTTCAAAGAGGTGAGGGGCGAAGAGCTGGCCAGGGCTCTCAGagagggggcaggggcaggcccGGGCCACCCTTGTCCGGGGGCCCTGGCTCCTTGGGCGGCCGTGGGGGCCCTGGGGGGTCCCCTGGCTTGCGACCGTGCTTGCGGAAGTAGCGGTAGCGCTGGACGTAGGCCCGCACCAGGTTGCTCACCTTCACTGGGTTGATTTCCCCACTTTTGCTGTGGCAGATCTGGGGGGCCAGGGACAGTTGGAGTCACCACCAGGCTCCCGGGGCCCCATCCACCCAGGACTGTTGGGCGCAGCTTGGAACTGTGGTAGGAGCTTCCCCAATAACCAGGCCAAAGTCCCTCTGTCCCCCTAGACGATGGGTGCCCCAGGGCCAGCGGAACAGGCCCAGGTGGCCTTGAGAAAATCCCGTcaccctcctcacctcccagactgaCCTCCTCCCCGTCTCCCATCCGCGTCCATCTGTCTGCACACATCTGTCCCTCCAGCTCGTTCTCTCCCCGGCCTGTGTCTGCCCCTCTCTCCGGGTGCCCACCTTGTGGACGGCCTTCCTCAGGATGTCCTTGTACTCCTCCTTGGTGATGTCCTTCTTCTGATAGTACGGCTTGATGGCCAGCTTCACCTCCTCCACCGCCCGCTCCTGCGTGTGCAGCTTCTTCAGATACTGGTGGGGTGGCGACAGCGGGGGAAGACACAGCAAGGGCCAGTGAGTACCTGcggaacctccacctccactcGCCTCTGCTGCCAGCCTAACCTCTCTGGCCGTCCGGCTGCTCTCAGGCTGGAAGTCCTGCTGAGGGTCTGTCCCATGCGCCCTCTGCTGCAGGTGCCCGGGACCAAAGGCCAGGCCTGGGCCTCTGCATGTCACTGAACATCTCCTGCAGGCCGAACCCTGGGCTGCTCCAGGCCTGGCCGGGACCAGGACATGTGTGTCGCCTGCCCTCACAAAGTTCAGTCTGATGAGAAGACAGGCATTGGCCAAGAAATTGCAGCTGGTTTTGAATCAGACTCTAGAGGCGGGGCTGTAGAAAACTGCACAGGGCTTTTCACCGCGGGAGCGGGGAGGACTCAGTTTAGGTTTTTACAGtactgctctggtcacccaggggatGGAGGGGGTGGCTAGGGGTGAGGGGCActggggagtggggatggggacTGACCTTGAGCCCATTTGTATCAGAAGCCTGGTCTGCCACTCCCTGTCTCTGACCCCTGGGATGCTCAGCCAAACCTTTTTGtggctcattttttgtttctttgtttttgagacagggtctctcactgtcatgcaggctggagtgcagtggcacaaccactgCTCACTGTACCCCTGgtctcctgggctaaagtgatcttcccacctcagcctcctgaatagctgggactagatGTGccacccccacgcctggctaattcttgtacttTTTGTGGcaactgggtctcactatgttgcccaagctgatcttgaactcctgggctcaagcgattcacccgcctcggccttgcgaagtgttggaattacaggcatgagccaccgtgcctggccacctttGTGGCTCATTTGTAAAAGGGGGACAGCACCTATGGGTAGGACTACAGCGACACACATGGAGGACATGGCACAGGCTGGGTACAGAGCAAAGACTCAATCCAGGGGAGCTGTGCCTGCTCCGAGGGGGATGGCCATGGGATGAAAAGGGGAGGACGCAACAGGGACAGGGCAGAGAGCCTCCGAGGCAAGGCTCTTCCCGCCTGTGGCCAGCAAGCTAGGAGATCCTGCAGCCGCAGGCTCAGGGCAGCAGCTGCAGCCCTGGCCTCAGGCAGAATCCTTGCAAAAGCAGACAGGAAACCTCTAGCCAGAGAGCCACGTGGGACCAGAGAAGAACAGGCCTTCTGCAGGCACAAGGGACAGTCCCTTGGCACCACGCTTGGAGAAGCTGCCCTCCCAAGCCAGGTGACTATCAAAGTAGGGGCAGGTAAACTGAGTCCTGGGAAGGGCAGGGCACAATGGCTAGCCGACTCCAGGAGCAACATCAGTGACACTGTCTGACGAGCTACTGAGCTGTTAGGGCAACTCTGTGGCCAAAAGAGACACAGGCTGCCCTGGAGGGACTTCTCAGGCTTGCCTGGCCCCACACGATGTGGGTCTCTAGAGACGCTGCTCCCCAATACCCATCTCGGATGGGCAAAGCGGGGCAAAGGGCAGAGCACAGACCAGGGCAGAGCAAGGGCCACTGTAGACCAGGGGGTCCTCACCGTCTGAGTCCTGCAGCGCAAGGCACAAGCTACGGACAAGTGACCGACTAAACTGCAGCCCCGCCTCTGTGGCTCACACGGGATGTTTAATGGGGTTTATACAGCTTTATCTGGCACGGTACACAGCTGTGTAAGGGTGGCCAACATCACCGTCTGGCTATGGGCTACTAGACTGTAAGAAAACacatctaggctgggtgcagtggctcatgcctataatcccagcactttgggaggctgaggtgggagaatcacttgagctcaggagtttgagaccagcctgggcaacgtagtgagaccccaactctacaaaaaatgaagaaatgagctgggcatggtggcgcgtgcctgtagtcctacctacacaggatgctgaggtaggaggatcccttgagcccgagAGATcaaggctgaggctacagtgagctgtgactgtgccactgcatgccagcttgggtgacagagcgagaccctgtctcaaaaacaaaccaaccaaggccgggcacggtggctcacacctgtaatcccagcactttgggaggctgaggctggcagatcacctgaggtcaggagtcaagaccagcctggccaacgtggtgaaatcccatctctactaaaaatacaaaaattagctgggtatggtggcgggtgcctgtcatcccagctactcgggaggctgaggtaggagaatcacttgaaccctggaggcggaggctgcagtgagctgagatggcaccattgcactccagaccgtgtgacagagcaagactccatctcaaagaaaaacaaaaacaaaaactcacatCTAGACCTGACCGAGAGAGAAACAGCCCCAGAGCCCAGGAGTAGGAGCCGGCCAGAGCAGCTGAATAAGAACCTACATTACTGTCTGCCTGGCACCCATTCTCCCCCGCTTCATCTAGAAACAGGTTCTTGAGTTTTCATTCGGAAACCACCCTCCCCCACTCACACAGAGAGGGAGACAGCGCGAGCAACAGATAATCAAGGGGTGGGCTGCAGCGCGGGGCGTCTCTTCCAGGGTGTGTATATGTGGGGTGTACACACACAgccccacacatgcacagacgCGATTTTCCTTTGGACACGCCCAACGCATTTCCTGCTCACCCGTTCCAGCAAAGTGGAGTTCCTTATGGTTCCATGACTTTGGTCTCTACGGCCCtgtctccctgcctcagtctccctttcTCCTTGGGCCCCCGTGTCTCAGTTCCTGTCCATATTCTCTACAGAACTGTCACCACCGCCCCACCTCTCCCCAGGCCAGCTCACCTTATCTGTGTCCCCACGGCCCTCAGAGCTGCTGCTGCCCTCTCTCTTGTCAGACGTGGCAGCCAGcccggtgggggtggggggggtcgAACCGCAGCCCCCCAGAGGGAGGCTGCCAGGAAGCAGGTAGCTGGAGGGGCCAGGGGGCAGACCCAAAGAGGTGGGCACAGGAGCTGGGGTCACCCCCAGACTTGAGGGTGGCTTTCTGTGGCTGAGGATCTGTGGGAAGAGGACAGAGGGGTGATGAGTAAAGGGAGGTGGAGGGGAAGAGGGGACGTGCACCCCACTGTTCCCAGGCTGACTTCCCCACAGCTGAGGCAACAGGCTCCTCTTCAGGCCGATACCTTGCCCCAGAGCTGCCAGGCCTGCGGTTCCTCTCCTAACCCGAGGCAATGGACAAAAGAAGGGGCGGCAGGGACTCTCCCCCAGGGGAGCCCACCTGGTTGGTGGCCTGGATCAGCTCCTGGGCCTTCGCTCGGCTCGCCAGGTTGGCTTCTTCCATCTTGAAGAGAAGTGCAGTCACTGCAGGAGGCGGAGAGGTGACAACATGAAGATGGGAGAGGTGACAGGACAGGAGCTGGTGAACCTCACCTGGACACCTGCTATCATCTCCCGCCCTCGGCCCCAGAACAGCCACAAGGCCTCACGCTCAGAACTGGGAAAAGGGGGCCTTGGCCAATGAGAGAACAGCCCACACCACGAATGTTCTTGGGACTCCAGGTGTGTGGGTGCGGGGTTAGCCAGGGTCATGCAGTGATGAGACAGTGGCAggagtgagattctgcctcctGACCCGCTGTGGCCAGTCCCAAcctctctccccacctctgcAGTCTAGTAGAGGCAACCGCCATCCGTAAGGAATACGATGCCCTGCTCAAGCCATTCTTTCTGGTCCCTCTCTCCTACTCCCCATCTAGGGGAATCCCAGAACCCAGCCCACCACTCCAGTCTGTACTTGCCACCACCTGCTCTCGCCAGCCCCTCTCTCCCAGTACACCCAGGCACCTAGAGCACCTAGAGCCTGGCTGGCCTTTACTCACCCCCACCCTCCCAGTCTATGTCCCTATAAACCTCTCCCTGCCAGGGCACCCCACTGCCTCTAAGTCTGTACCCTCCAGTCCCCATCCTGTCTCACCTGCCCCAGCACCACCCTCCCCCAGGGGACACTCACAGGCCAGGACGCCGCTGGTGGTGCAGTCCACACCAGCCGGCAGATTCCAAGGCATGGGCGGGGGCAGCGTGGGCAGCTGGGAGACACGGGAAGCTGGCCCGTCCTCCGCCCCCGAGTCACCGGCTGTGGACCCCGCGCTGGGGGCAGTGCTTGGGGCGGCTGCAGCAGTGCTGGTGGCCGTGGTGGTAGCAGGCTGctgctcctcttcttcctcctcctcctcctcctcttcttcttcctcctcctcctcctctgccccacCTCGGACCCCAGCCTCCTCAGTGGCCTCCTCGGGCAGGAAGGAGACCTCAGGTGTCTTGCAGCTGCTGTCCACGGTCTGCGAGTCCGGAGTGAGGGCAGGGGGTGGTGGGGCTGCCTTGGGGGGCGGGGTGCTAGGAACCTTGGCTGCCCGCTCCTCCCCGGACCAGGAAGTCTCCTCCGCCCCCTTGGTGCCTGCCGCCTGGCTGCAGCTATCCGCCTTGGACTTCTTCAGCGACACCTGGCCACCACTGCCCCCGCTGCCACCTCCGCTGCGGACCTTTTTCCTGGTCTTGGATGGCTTGGTCTTTCCCTTGGTCCCCTTGGCTTTCTTggcccctgccttggccttgacCTTGGTCTTTTTGGGCTTGGTGCTGCCCGGAGCTGCTTTGGCCATCTCAGTGGGGGCCCGCTCGTCAGGTTTTAGGAAGGGGGAGCGACTCTCGCGGTCACGGCTGAATTTGACGCCAATGGAGCCCAGGCCGGCTGACGCGGCATCCTTGGCCGGGGTGGTGCTGCTGACACCCTCGCGGATCAGCACCGCCACCTTGGACTGCAGCTTCACCTTCCGGGAAGAACAGGAGGACGACGAGGATGAAGAGCCTGAGCCGCTGCTGACTGGTGGCTTTGGCGGGGGCCCTGAGGAAGGCGCCGACTCCTTGGGGGGCCGGGCCTTCTTGGATGACCTGTCCCTGTCCCTATCTCTGTCCCTGTCCCGATCCCGGTCACCCCCGTCCAGCGCCTTCCGACGAGACCCCTTCTCccgggaagaggaggaggaggaggcggcccCCGAGCGGCGCCGATCCTTCTGGCTGCTCTTGCCGCCCCGCTCCTCGCCGCTCAGTCCCTCGGAGTCGTACAGGACCTCCCGCTTAGGTGAGGAGGCCGGAGCAGGAGAGGGTCCTCGGGGGTCGGACTTGTCAAGCCGGCCCACCGTGATGGTCCGCTTGATGGCGAAGAGGTCGTGGTCCGTGAGGTCCTGGATGGAGGGTGGCACGGCCCCCCGGCGGCGGCTGTCGCGGTCACCACCCGAGGTGGAGCCGGAGGGCGGCGGGGCGGGCGCCGGGACCTTCTCGCTGCCATCCCCAGACCGCTTCTCACCCCGAGACCGCGAccgcttcttcttcttcttgctgCCGCCACCGTCCCGGTGTTTCCCGCGGTGCCGCTCGCGCCTCGAGGACGACGATGAGGAGGTGGCCGGGGGCGGGGAGGCGGAGCGCCGCCGCCGTCGCCGCTTCTCCCGGGACCGCGACCTGCGGCTGCCCCCGCGGCGGCGGTCGGTGCTGCGCGAGCGGCGGCGGGTGGAGcgggagcgggagcgggagcGGCGGCGGGCGGACGACGAGGCGTGGGAGCCCGGCTTGCGGTCCCGCGAGCGGTGCTTCTTGGAGTCCCAGGGcgaggccggggcgggcggcgCGGGCTGGGTGCCCGACGAGGACGAGGCGGCCTCCTTGGCCTCGCCGCTGCGCTTGCGTTCCCGCCTGGACTTCTTGCGCGTGGGCGGACCAG from Gorilla gorilla gorilla isolate KB3781 chromosome 20, NHGRI_mGorGor1-v2.1_pri, whole genome shotgun sequence encodes:
- the SCAF1 gene encoding splicing factor, arginine/serine-rich 19 isoform X2; protein product: MEEEDESRGKTEESGEDRGDGPPDRDPTLSPSAFILRAIQQAVGSSLQGDLPNDKDGSRCHGLRWRRCRSPRSEPRSQESGGTDTATVLDMAADSFLAGLVSVLDPPDTWVPSRLDLRPGESEDMLELVAEVRIGDRDPIPLPVPSLLPRLRAWRTGKTVSPQSNSSRPTCARHLTLGTGDGGPAPPPAPSSASSSPSPSPSSSSPSPPPPPPPPAPPAPPAPRFDIYDPFHPTDEAYSPPPAPEQKYDPFEPTGSNPSSSAGTPSPEEEEEEEEEEEEEEEDEEEEEGLSQSISRISETLAGIYDDNSLSQDFPGDESPRPDPQPAQPTPAPGTPPQVDSTRADGAMRRRVFVVGTEAEACREGKVSVEVVTAGGAALPPPLLPPGDSEIEEGEIVQPEEEPRLALSLFRPGGRAARPPPAASATPTAQPLPQPPAPRAPEGDDFLSLHAESDGEGALQVDLGEPAPAPPAADSRWGGLDLRRKILTQRRERYRQRSPSPAPAPAPAAAAGPPTRKKSRRERKRSGEAKEAASSSSGTQPAPPAPASPWDSKKHRSRDRKPGSHASSSARRRSRSRSRSTRRRSRSTDRRRGGSRRSRSREKRRRRRRSASPPPATSSSSSSRRERHRGKHRDGGGSKKKKKRSRSRGEKRSGDGSEKVPAPAPPPSGSTSGGDRDSRRRGAVPPSIQDLTDHDLFAIKRTITVGRLDKSDPRGPSPAPASSPKREVLYDSEGLSGEERGGKSSQKDRRRSGAASSSSSSREKGSRRKALDGGDRDRDRDRDRDRDRSSKKARPPKESAPSSGPPPKPPVSSGSGSSSSSSSCSSRKVKLQSKVAVLIREGVSSTTPAKDAASAGLGSIGVKFSRDRESRSPFLKPDERAPTEMAKAAPGSTKPKKTKVKAKAGAKKAKGTKGKTKPSKTRKKVRSGGGSGGSGGQVSLKKSKADSCSQAAGTKGAEETSWSGEERAAKVPSTPPPKAAPPPPALTPDSQTVDSSCKTPEVSFLPEEATEEAGVRGGAEEEEEEEEEEEEEEEEEEQQPATTTATSTAAAAPSTAPSAGSTAGDSGAEDGPASRVSQLPTLPPPMPWNLPAGVDCTTSGVLALTALLFKMEEANLASRAKAQELIQATNQILSHRKPPSSLGVTPAPVPTSLGLPPGPSSYLLPGSLPLGGCGSTPPTPTGLAATSDKREGSSSSEGRGDTDKYLKKLHTQERAVEEVKLAIKPYYQKKDITKEEYKDILRKAVHKICHSKSGEINPVKVSNLVRAYVQRYRYFRKHGRKPGDPPGPPRPPKEPGPPDKGGPGLPLPPL
- the SCAF1 gene encoding splicing factor, arginine/serine-rich 19 isoform X4, producing MAADSFLAGLVSVLDPPDTWVPSRLDLRPGESEDMLELVAEVRIGDRDPIPLPVPSLLPRLRAWRTGKTVSPQSNSSRPTCARHLTLGTGDGGPAPPPAPSSASSSPSPSPSSSSPSPPPPPPPPAPPAPPAPRFDIYDPFHPTDEAYSPPPAPEQKYDPFEPTGSNPSSSAGTPSPEEEEEEEEEEEEEEEDEEEEEGLSQSISRISETLAGIYDDNSLSQDFPGDESPRPDPQPAQPTPAPGTPPQVDSTRADGAMRRRVFVVGTEAEACREGKVSVEVVTAGGAALPPPLLPPGDSEIEEGEIVQPEEEPRLALSLFRPGGRAARPPPAASATPTAQPLPQPPAPRAPEGDDFLSLHAESDGEGALQVDLGEPAPAPPAADSRWGGLDLRRKILTQRRERYRQRSPSPAPAPAPAAAAGPPTRKKSRRERKRSGEAKEAASSSSGTQPAPPAPASPWDSKKHRSRDRKPGSHASSSARRRSRSRSRSTRRRSRSTDRRRGGSRRSRSREKRRRRRRSASPPPATSSSSSSRRERHRGKHRDGGGSKKKKKRSRSRGEKRSGDGSEKVPAPAPPPSGSTSGGDRDSRRRGAVPPSIQDLTDHDLFAIKRTITVGRLDKSDPRGPSPAPASSPKREVLYDSEGLSGEERGGKSSQKDRRRSGAASSSSSSREKGSRRKALDGGDRDRDRDRDRDRDRSSKKARPPKESAPSSGPPPKPPVSSGSGSSSSSSSCSSRKVKLQSKVAVLIREGVSSTTPAKDAASAGLGSIGVKFSRDRESRSPFLKPDERAPTEMAKAAPGSTKPKKTKVKAKAGAKKAKGTKGKTKPSKTRKKVRSGGGSGGSGGQVSLKKSKADSCSQAAGTKGAEETSWSGEERAAKVPSTPPPKAAPPPPALTPDSQTVDSSCKTPEVSFLPEEATEEAGVRGGAEEEEEEEEEEEEEEEEEEQQPATTTATSTAAAAPSTAPSAGSTAGDSGAEDGPASRVSQLPTLPPPMPWNLPAGVDCTTSGVLALTALLFKMEEANLASRAKAQELIQATNQILSHRKPPSSLGVTPAPVPTSLGLPPGPSSYLLPGSLPLGGCGSTPPTPTGLAATSDKREGSSSSEGRGDTDKYLKKLHTQERAVEEVKLAIKPYYQKKDITKEEYKDILRKAVHKICHSKSGEINPVKVSNLVRAYVQRYRYFRKHGRKPGDPPGPPRPPKEPGPPDKGGPGLPLPPL
- the SCAF1 gene encoding splicing factor, arginine/serine-rich 19 isoform X1, with amino-acid sequence MEEEDESRGKTEESGEDRGDGPPDRDPTLSPSAFILRAIQQAVGSSLQGDLPNDKVSAASPLCPIPHANLSPDGSRCHGLRWRRCRSPRSEPRSQESGGTDTATVLDMAADSFLAGLVSVLDPPDTWVPSRLDLRPGESEDMLELVAEVRIGDRDPIPLPVPSLLPRLRAWRTGKTVSPQSNSSRPTCARHLTLGTGDGGPAPPPAPSSASSSPSPSPSSSSPSPPPPPPPPAPPAPPAPRFDIYDPFHPTDEAYSPPPAPEQKYDPFEPTGSNPSSSAGTPSPEEEEEEEEEEEEEEEDEEEEEGLSQSISRISETLAGIYDDNSLSQDFPGDESPRPDPQPAQPTPAPGTPPQVDSTRADGAMRRRVFVVGTEAEACREGKVSVEVVTAGGAALPPPLLPPGDSEIEEGEIVQPEEEPRLALSLFRPGGRAARPPPAASATPTAQPLPQPPAPRAPEGDDFLSLHAESDGEGALQVDLGEPAPAPPAADSRWGGLDLRRKILTQRRERYRQRSPSPAPAPAPAAAAGPPTRKKSRRERKRSGEAKEAASSSSGTQPAPPAPASPWDSKKHRSRDRKPGSHASSSARRRSRSRSRSTRRRSRSTDRRRGGSRRSRSREKRRRRRRSASPPPATSSSSSSRRERHRGKHRDGGGSKKKKKRSRSRGEKRSGDGSEKVPAPAPPPSGSTSGGDRDSRRRGAVPPSIQDLTDHDLFAIKRTITVGRLDKSDPRGPSPAPASSPKREVLYDSEGLSGEERGGKSSQKDRRRSGAASSSSSSREKGSRRKALDGGDRDRDRDRDRDRDRSSKKARPPKESAPSSGPPPKPPVSSGSGSSSSSSSCSSRKVKLQSKVAVLIREGVSSTTPAKDAASAGLGSIGVKFSRDRESRSPFLKPDERAPTEMAKAAPGSTKPKKTKVKAKAGAKKAKGTKGKTKPSKTRKKVRSGGGSGGSGGQVSLKKSKADSCSQAAGTKGAEETSWSGEERAAKVPSTPPPKAAPPPPALTPDSQTVDSSCKTPEVSFLPEEATEEAGVRGGAEEEEEEEEEEEEEEEEEEQQPATTTATSTAAAAPSTAPSAGSTAGDSGAEDGPASRVSQLPTLPPPMPWNLPAGVDCTTSGVLALTALLFKMEEANLASRAKAQELIQATNQILSHRKPPSSLGVTPAPVPTSLGLPPGPSSYLLPGSLPLGGCGSTPPTPTGLAATSDKREGSSSSEGRGDTDKYLKKLHTQERAVEEVKLAIKPYYQKKDITKEEYKDILRKAVHKICHSKSGEINPVKVSNLVRAYVQRYRYFRKHGRKPGDPPGPPRPPKEPGPPDKGGPGLPLPPL
- the SCAF1 gene encoding splicing factor, arginine/serine-rich 19 isoform X3, translating into MEEEDESRGKTEESGEDRGDGPPDRDPTLSPSAFILRAIQQAVGSSLQGDLPNDKVSAASPLCPIPHANLSPDGSRCHGLRWRRCRSPRSEPRSQESGGTDTATVLDMAADSFLAGLVSVLDPPDTWVPSRLDLRPGESEDMLELVAEVRIGDRDPIPLPVPSLLPRLRAWRTGKTVSPQSNSSRPTCARHLTLGTGDGGPAPPPAPSSASSSPSPSPSSSSPSPPPPPPPPAPPAPPAPRFDIYDPFHPTDEAYSPPPAPEQKYDPFEPTGSNPSSSAGTPSPEEEEEEEEEEEEEEEDEEEEEGLSQSISRISETLAGIYDDNSLSQDFPGDESPRPDPQPAQPTPAPGTPPQVDSTRADGAMRRRVFVVGTEAEACREGKVSVEVVTAGGAALPPPLLPPGDSEIEEGEIVQPEEEPRLALSLFRPGGRAARPPPAASATPTAQPLPQPPAPRAPEGDDFLSLHAESDGEGALQVDLGEPAPAPPAADSRWGGLDLRRKILTQRRERYRQRSPSPAPAPAPAAAAGPPTRKKSRRERKRSGEAKEAASSSSGTQPAPPAPASPWDSKKHRSRDRKPGSHASSSARRRSRSRSRSTRRRSRSTDRRRGGSRRSRSREKRRRRRRSASPPPATSSSSSSRRERHRGKHRDGGGSKKKKKRSRSRGEKRSGDGSEKVPAPAPPPSGSTSGGDRDSRRRGAVPPSIQDLTDHDLFAIKRTITVGRLDKSDPRGPSPAPASSPKREVLYDSEGLSGEERGGKSSQKDRRRSGAASSSSSSREKGSRRKALDGGDRDRDRDRDRDRDRSSKKARPPKESAPSSGPPPKPPVSSGSGSSSSSSSCSSRKVKLQSKVAVLIREGVSSTTPAKDAASAGLGSIGVKFSRDRESRSPFLKPDERAPTEMAKAAPGSTKPKKTKVKAKAGAKKAKGTKGKTKPSKTRKKVRSGGGSGGSGGQVSLKKSKADSCSQAAGTKGAEETSWSGEERAAKVPSTPPPKAAPPPPALTPDSQTVDSSCKTPEVSFLPEEATEEAGVRGGAEEEEEEEEEEEEEEEEEEQQPATTTATSTAAAAPSTAPSAGSTAGDSGAEDGPASRVSQLPTLPPPMPWNLPAGVDCTTSGVLALTALLFKMEEANLASRAKAQELIQATNQILSHRKPPSSLGVTPAPVPTSLGLPPGPSSYLLPGSLPLGGCGSTPPTPTGLAATSDKREGSSSSEGRGDTDKYLKKLHTQERAVEEVKLAIKPYYQKKDITKEEYKDILRKAVHKVGTRREGQTQAGERTSWRDRCVQTDGRGWETGRRSATAKVGKSTQ